DNA sequence from the Candidatus Cloacimonadota bacterium genome:
GACGGAGCCTTGCGAGAAGTGATGTCTCCTCCGATCGGATTGCATGCTGGTATGGTTTCTCTGGTAAAAGTGATGTCGAAATTGAATATTGCAGAAAGACGACTTCCGCAAGACGGTCATATTTCATTGAAAACTGCCATGAAAAGTGTGGATGTTCGTGTGTCTATTACTCCTACAGTTACTGGCGAAAAAGTCGTGATGCGTCTTTTGGACAAAGGTGAATTCGGTTTTACACTAACCAATCTTGGTTTTACCGAAAGTAATCTGCAGATGTTCAAGAAATGGATTCGTCGTCCTTATGGGATCAATATAGTTTCAGGACCTACAGGAAGTGGTAAATCTACCACTTTGCACGCTGCTCTTAAAGAAATCAAAGATATCGAAACAAATATTGTAACAGTTGAAGATCCGGTTGAATATCGCTTGGATGGTATTACTCAGATAGAAACAAACGCCAAGATCGATCTTACTTTTGGTCGTGCCTTGCGTTCGGTATTACGTCAAGACCCAGATATTGTACTCATTGGTGAGATCCGAGACGAAGAAACTGCTGATATTGCTATCAAATTCTCGCTTACGGGTCACCTTGTATTTACTACATTGCACGCAAATGACGCTCCTTCAACTATCACTCGACTTTTGGATATTGGCGTTCCTTCTTATCTCGTTGCTTCATCACTGAACCTGGTGATGGCTCAGAGATTGGTAAGAAAAGTATGTAGCCATTGTGTTTCAGATTACAATCCTACCGATGAAGAATTGATGGATGCAGGTATCAGTAAAGAAGATGCTTCCAAGATCAATTTCAAAAAAGGTAAAGGCTGTGTTCACTGCGATAATACAGGATACTCAGGTCGAACCGGTATTTTTGAAATGTTGGAAATAACAGCAGATGTCAGAAAACTAATATTTGATGGAGAAGATCAGGATAAAATTCGCGATGCTGGCCTTAAAAACAGCATGATGAATCTTCATGAAAGTGCGATGCTGAAAATGAAGGAAGGCGTTACTTCGATTAATGAAGTTATCAAACTGACCATCTCCGATTAACGTTGATATAAATCAAAAGGAAAATTTTGTATGGCTAGTTTTCAATATATAGTAAAAGATGCAAAAGGTGTAAGAGTAGAAGGGGCTGTCAAGGCTGCTTCTATGGACGAAGCTATCGAAAAACTCACCAAAGAAGGCAGCGTTATAATTTCAGTTAAATCTGCTTCCGAAGGTGCTTTTCAGGGCCGTCTGTCACTTTTTGAAAAAGTTCTTTTAACAATCTACAAAATCAGAACGGGCGTTAGCCTTAAAACTCTAGTTTTCTTTACTCGCCAGATGGCAACTATGTTTTCTGCCGGTCTCACGATCGAGAAATCACTTTCCAACCTGGCAAAAGAAGAAAAAAGCAAGAAATTCAAAAAAGTGTTAGTGAAATTAGCAGGAGATATCAAAAAAGGATTTAGTCTATCCGAAGCGATGGAGCAACATCCTGGTGTCTTCAATGCTTTGTATATTTCTTTAGTGAAAGCCGGAGAAGTTTCCGGTACACTTCATACTGTTTTGGATGAACTTGCAGAATATCAGGAAAAGATAGAGGATACACGAAGAAAAGTTACTTCTGCACTGTCTTATCCGATCTTTATTCTGGTATTTCTGGCAGTTGTAATCTGGGCTCTGTTCTATTTTATCATCCCTATGTTTGCAGGAGTGTACGAAAGTTTTGATGCAGATCTTCCCGGACCAACCAGGGCAGCTATTGCTATGAGTGAAGTGATCCGTGAACATATATTTCTAACTTTTGTAGGAATCCTGGCAGCATTTATGGCTTTCTTTCTCTTCTATCTTTCAGATCGTGGAAGATATGTGATAGATAAGATTATACTTAAATTGCCAGTAATTGGCAATTTGCTGGAAAACTCGATCATGAGTAAATTTGCGAGGACATTCAGTATCTTGATGTACGCTGGTGTACCGATCATGGAGACCATGGAATTGGTCGAAAATGTGGTGCAGAATGCCGTAATCGAGAATGCCATCCGTAAAGCCAGAGTGATGGTAAAAGAAGGATATAGTGTTGCCGGTGCTTTCAAAAAGACAGGAGTTTTTCCTCCAACTCTTTTGCAGTTGATGGCGACCGGTGAAGAAACAGGAGATATGGATGCTCTTTTAAGAAAAGCTGGTGATTTCCATCAGAAACTGGTAGACTCAGTTATCGAGCGTCTTACTTCTCTTATCGAGCCTATTCTAATTATAATTATGGCAGGAATGGTGGGATATATCATCATCATCATCTACTTGCCGATATTCAATCTTGGTCTGGCTATCAGTTCAGGTTTGAAGTAAATTAAAAATAAAATGCTCGGGTTTTGCTCGAGCATTTTTTTTGTTTATGACATTAATATTAAGTATATTTATCTTTCTACTGGGAATGGCTTTTGGAAGCTTTTTCAATGTCTGTATTTATCGAATCCCAGCAAGATTATCTTTACTTCCAAAATCTCACTGTCCCAATTGTGACGCACTAATCAAACCGCAGCAAAACATACCGATATTCAGTTATATTTTCTTAAAGGGAAAGTGCAGAAATTGTGGTTCAAAGATCCATTGGCATTATTTTATTGTTGAATTGATAACTCCAATTTTATTTCTACTTTTATTTCTGAAATTCGGATTTTCTCTATTATTATTGAAATATCTAATCTTTATATCTGCCGGAATAATCATTTTTTTTATTGATGCATTTCATAGAATAATTCCTGATATTATTTCTCTTCCATTAATAGCGATAGGGCTTGCATTTTCTGTGTTTCCAGGTAGTGACCAATCCCTGTTAACTTCTTTACTGTCAGCATTATTCGGCTTTCTGATATTTCTGGTAACGGGATATGTT
Encoded proteins:
- the tadA gene encoding Flp pilus assembly complex ATPase component TadA — protein: MSFNPQFARLGEILIHLGLATEEQVKEAVLKQNNFNLKIGETLRKLGYISEKDLLQALHLQLEYEIIDEDELLDIDPEIVKLIPEPFAVENRVIAIRDDGDAIIVAMTDPENIVIHDSLKKFLDKNIKPMLIGEGTLTDTLEKYYKSIRTTSQVEDAVGNFEFVAVDEDENEITVDTKKDADAPVVKLINLIITEAIKSNTTDIHIEPLTKNTRVRFRIDGALREVMSPPIGLHAGMVSLVKVMSKLNIAERRLPQDGHISLKTAMKSVDVRVSITPTVTGEKVVMRLLDKGEFGFTLTNLGFTESNLQMFKKWIRRPYGINIVSGPTGSGKSTTLHAALKEIKDIETNIVTVEDPVEYRLDGITQIETNAKIDLTFGRALRSVLRQDPDIVLIGEIRDEETADIAIKFSLTGHLVFTTLHANDAPSTITRLLDIGVPSYLVASSLNLVMAQRLVRKVCSHCVSDYNPTDEELMDAGISKEDASKINFKKGKGCVHCDNTGYSGRTGIFEMLEITADVRKLIFDGEDQDKIRDAGLKNSMMNLHESAMLKMKEGVTSINEVIKLTISD
- a CDS encoding type II secretion system F family protein; amino-acid sequence: MASFQYIVKDAKGVRVEGAVKAASMDEAIEKLTKEGSVIISVKSASEGAFQGRLSLFEKVLLTIYKIRTGVSLKTLVFFTRQMATMFSAGLTIEKSLSNLAKEEKSKKFKKVLVKLAGDIKKGFSLSEAMEQHPGVFNALYISLVKAGEVSGTLHTVLDELAEYQEKIEDTRRKVTSALSYPIFILVFLAVVIWALFYFIIPMFAGVYESFDADLPGPTRAAIAMSEVIREHIFLTFVGILAAFMAFFLFYLSDRGRYVIDKIILKLPVIGNLLENSIMSKFARTFSILMYAGVPIMETMELVENVVQNAVIENAIRKARVMVKEGYSVAGAFKKTGVFPPTLLQLMATGEETGDMDALLRKAGDFHQKLVDSVIERLTSLIEPILIIIMAGMVGYIIIIIYLPIFNLGLAISSGLK
- a CDS encoding prepilin peptidase, with amino-acid sequence MTLILSIFIFLLGMAFGSFFNVCIYRIPARLSLLPKSHCPNCDALIKPQQNIPIFSYIFLKGKCRNCGSKIHWHYFIVELITPILFLLLFLKFGFSLLLLKYLIFISAGIIIFFIDAFHRIIPDIISLPLIAIGLAFSVFPGSDQSLLTSLLSALFGFLIFLVTGYVFDLITKRESLGGGDIKLIAAIGAFLGIFGLIFTIFVASFSALILLIIIKHDRSNVFPFGPFLIFGATSYIFAGNIIFQTYLNLFF